The Primulina eburnea isolate SZY01 chromosome 13, ASM2296580v1, whole genome shotgun sequence genome includes a region encoding these proteins:
- the LOC140809652 gene encoding calcium-dependent lipid-binding protein-like translates to MGLISGMFMGFLFGIALMAGLREMMHYRGRKRITKAADIKLLSSLNRDDLIKICGENFPEWISFPVFEQVKWLNKQLNKMWPFVADAAEAVIKESVEPLLEEYRPPGITSLKFSKLSLGTVAPKIEGIRVQSLKQGQIIMDIDLRWGGDPDISLAVEAALVASIPIQLKDLQVFTVVRAIFQLADEIPCISAVVVALLAEPKPRIDYTLKAVGGSLTAIPGLSDMIDDTVNSIITDMLQWPHRIVVPIGGIPVDTSELELKPVGKVTVTVMKANELKNKELIGKSDPYVVLYVRPLFKVKTKVIENNLNPVWNQTFELIAEDKETQSLIVEVFDEDIGQDKRLGIAKLPLAELEAETAKENELRLLPSLDMLKIKDKKDRGTVTIQVSYHEFNKEEQLAALEDEKKTLEARKKLKEDGVIGSTMDALDDAASIVGSGVGLVGTGIGTGVGLVGSGLGAGAGIVGSGFGAVGSGLTKAGKFMGFGGSKRSGSTTPVNSIQENEGAKPLQT, encoded by the exons ATGGGTTTGATATCGGGAATGTTTATGGGCTTTCTCTTCGGGATCGCGTTGATGGCTGGTTTGCGGGAAATGATGCACTACCGTGGCAGAAAGCGTATTACCAAG GCAGCTGATATTAAATTACTCAGCTCACTGAACAGGGATGATCTAATCAAAATCTGTGGTGAAAACTTTCCAGAATGGATATCTTTTCCTGTTTTTGAGCAG GTTAAATGGCTGAACAAACAACTGAACAAAATGTGGCCGTTTGTTGCTGAT GCTGCTGAGGCTGTCATCAAAGAATCTGTTGAACCCTTGTTGGAAGAATATCGACCCCCGGGAATTACTTCCTTGAAGTTCAGCAAACTGTCTCTTGGAACCGTTGCTCCAAAAATTGAAG GGATTCGTGTCCAGAGCCTTAAACAAGGTCAAATTATCATGGATATCGACCTCCGATGGGGTGGTGATCCGGATATCAGTCTGGCTGTTGAGGCTGCACTTGTTGCTTCCATACCCATTCAG TTGAAGGATCTTCAAGTTTTTACTGTAGTTCGTGCTATTTTCCAACTTGCAGATGAAATTCCTTGCATCTCCGCAGTTGTCGTCGCTCTGCTTGCTGAG CCAAAGCCACGGATAGATTATACTTTGAAAGCTGTCGGTGGAAGTTTAACTGCAATTCCCGGGCTTTCAGACATGATAGAT GATACCGTTAATTCTATCATAACAGATATGCTACAATGGCCCCACAGAATTGTTGTTCCTATTGGTGGCATACCTGTAGATACCAG TGAGTTGGAGCTTAAGCCAGTGGGGAAGGTTACAGTAACTGTCATGAAGGCAAACGAACTGAAAAACAAGGAGTTGATTGGAAAATCTGATCCCTATGTTGTTTTGTACGTCCGTCCATTGTTTAAAGTCAAAACTAAGGTTATAGAAAACAACCTGAATCCTGTCTGGAATCAGACATTTGAGCTAATCGCCGAAGACAAGGAGACCCAATCGCTAATCGTTGAG GTTTTTGATGAAGACATTGGGCAAGACAAGCGATTGGGTATTGCGAAGTTACCTTTAGCAGAGCTGGAAGCGGAGACAGCAAAAGAGAATGAATTAAGGCTGCTACCATCTcttgatatgcttaaaattaAAGATAAGAAGGATAGAGGGACAGTTACTATTCAG GTGTCATATCATGAATTTAACAAGGAAGAGCAGCTAGCTGCCCTTGAAGATGAGAAGAAAACCTTGGAAGCAAGAAAGAAGCTTAAAGAAGATGGAGTCATAGGGAGCACTATGGATGCTCTGGATGACGCTGCCTCTATAGTCGGTTCCGGAGTTGGTTTGGTGGGCACGGGTATTGGTACCGGAGTGGGACTTGTGGGAAGTGGTTTGGGTGCTGGAGCTGGTATTGTTGGTAGTGGATTCGGTGCTGTTGGTAGCGGCCTTACCAAAGCTGGAAAATTCATGGGCTTTGGCGGGTCTAAGAGAAGTGGATCCACCACGCCAGTTAACTctatccaagaaaatgaaggagCAAAGCCTCTACAGACTTGA
- the LOC140810777 gene encoding gibberellin 20 oxidase 1-D-like: MQFEGEPFIFDASILQHQSHIPPQFVWPNHEKPCSEPPPILDVPPIDLGGFLSGDPEAVSNAARLVDQACRKHGFFLVINHGTELKLIEEAHKGIDFFFRKPLEEKQKALRKPGDHCGYASSFTNRFSSKLPWKETLSFRYSADSHLSHIIQSYFSELMGEDYVTFGRVNQKYCDAMSNLSLNVMELLGMSLGVGPRYFREFFEGNDSIMRMNYYPPCQQPDLALGTGPHCDPTSLTILHQDEVGGLEVFVDEKWHSIPPNPQAFVVNIGDTFMALSNGIYKSCLHRAVVNSRHPRKSLAFFLSPRMNKIVSPPEQLVDEENPRNYPDFTWQLLLEFTQKHYRADMKTLQAFVTWLGVN; the protein is encoded by the exons ATGCAATTTGAAGGTGAACCCTTTATCtttgatgcatcgatcttgcAACACCAATCGCACATACCACCACAATTCGTATGGCCCAATCACGAAAAACCGTGTTCGGAGCCCCCTCCTATACTTGATGTGCCGCCCATAGATTTGGGAGGATTTCTGTCCGGTGATCCGGAGGCTGTATCTAATGCTGCTAGACTAGTCGATCAAGCCTGCCGAAAGCATGGCTTCTTTCTTGTCATAAACCATGGCACTGAATTGAAGCTCATTGAAGAAGCTCATAAAGGCATAGATTTCTTTTTTAGAAAACCTCTAGAGGAGAAACAAAAAGCTTTAAGAAAACCAGGGGACCATTGTGGCTATGCTAGTAGCTTCACCAACAGATTCTCGTCAAAACTTCCATGGAAAGAGACGCTATCTTTTCGTTATAGTGCGGATTCTCATCTCTCCCACATCATTCAAAGCTATTTCTCGGAGTTAATGGGCGAAGATTACGTGACATTTGG GAGGGTGAACCAGAAGTATTGTGATGCCATGAGTAATCTTTCTCTAAATGTTATGGAGCTTCTTGGAATGAGCCTTGGAGTTGGACCAAGATATTTTCGAGAATTCTTTGAAGGAAATGATTCGATAATGAGGATGAACTATTATCCTCCTTGTCAACAACCTGATCTTGCTCTCGGGACAGGACCCCATTGCGATCCTACTTCTCTCACAATTCTTCATCAGGATGAAGTTGGTGGACTTGAAGTGTTTGTCGATGAAAAATGGCATTCCATACCTCCAAATCCCCAAGCTTTTGTTGTCAACATCGGAGACACGTTCATG GCTCTATCAAATGGGATCTACAAGAGCTGCTTGCACAGAGCTGTAGTAAACAGTAGACACCCAAGAAAATCTCTCGCATTCTTCCTCAGCCCAAGAATGAACAAAATCGTGAGCCCTCCAGAACAACTGGTGGATGAAGAAAACCCAAGAAACTATCCAGATTTCACGTGGCAGCTTCTACTCGAATTTACGCAGAAACATTACCGGGCTGACATGAAAACTCTCCAAGCTTTTGTCACATGGTTAGGTGTTAATTAA
- the LOC140810715 gene encoding probable carboxylesterase 8, producing the protein MTIASKSTFNLLHLLWLQIVKQTTMSSEQQTAPTLPSMKDAYKFLNLVPNPDGTLTRPDIPSVPTSPDQTLYRDIPLNPTNATFIRLYRPSAAPPNSKLPIVVYFHGGGFVIVSATSSVIHEFCTEIAEQASALVASLEYRLAPEHRLPAAYEDGVEAISWVKTQATIDGEDGACEPWMKQYADFSRVFVMGGSAGGNLVYHACLRALDLDLQPLKIVALVTNQPFFGRVRRTESELRFFDNHVIPLHATDLLWSLALPEDTDRGHEYCDPTTKGSRDGNIGRLPVCLVRGYAGDPLIDKQKEFAKMLDSHGVHVIGQWIDGGHHGVEIYDPVVAWALYHDFKDFICSFQAA; encoded by the coding sequence ATGACCATAGCTTCAAAGTCTACCTTTAATCTTCTTCATCTCCTTTGGCTCCAAATTGTCAAACAAACAACAATGTCCTCTGAGCAACAGACTGCTCCGACACTTCCGTCCATGAAAGACGCCTACAAATTCCTAAATCTAGTCCCGAACCCAGACGGTACACTCACCAGGCCCGATATTCCAAGCGTCCCCACATCTCCCGACCAGACCCTCTACAGAGACATACCTCTCAACCCAACAAATGCAACCTTCATTCGACTCTATCGTCCCTCCGCCGCTCCTCCAAACTCCAAATTACCCATCGTTGTTTACTTTCATGGAGGAGGGTTTGTGATTGTCAGCGCCACGTCCAGCGTTATTCACGAATTCTGTACTGAAATCGCGGAGCAGGCCTCTGCCCTCGTCGCGTCTCTTGAGTACCGTCTCGCGCCGGAGCATCGTCTGCCGGCGGCGTATGAAGATGGGGTCGAAGCCATTTCGTGGGTCAAGACCCAAGCAACAATAGATGGGGAAGACGGTGCGTGTGAGCCTTGGATGAAACAGTACGCCGATTTTTCTCGGGTTTTCGTGATGGGCGGCAGCGCAGGCGGGAATCTGGTGTACCACGCGTGCCTCCGCGCGCTTGACCTCGATTTACAGCCACTCAAAATCGTAGCGCTGGTGACGAACCAGCCCTTCTTCGGTCGGGTACGAAGGACTGAATCGGAGCTCAGGTTCTTCGACAATCACGTCATTCCTCTGCACGCGACCGATCTGCTGTGGTCACTGGCACTGCCGGAAGATACCGACCGAGGGCACGAGTATTGTGATCCAACGACAAAAGGGTCCCGCGATGGGAACATCGGACGGCTGCCAGTGTGTCTGGTGAGAGGGTATGCAGGAGACCCGTTGATCGATAAACAGAAGGAATTCGCGAAGATGCTGGATTCACATGGAGTGCACGTGATAGGGCAGTGGATTGATGGAGGGCACCATGGCGTGGAGATATATGATCCCGTCGTTGCTTGGGCACTCTACCACGATTTTAAGGACTTTATTTGCTCTTTTCAAGCTGCATAA